The nucleotide window TAGTAACAGCTTGTATGAATGTTCTCCATACAGTACATTGCACAAATACTTTCCTACATTTGTAATCTTATTGAAAgattacattgataaaatattGTGAATACATGGCTCAGTTATATTGTAAAGCTCCATTGAATGTtgagaacacagaaacacaacatatTGATGAAGAAGTGAAATCTGGGTTTAACCTGTTAGTTTAAAATAGTTATTTATATATCTCATcttttttcagctgtgctgattAACCGTCGTTAACCTCTGGACTTCACGTAGACCGACATTCTCCTAACACAAGTCAATATTTCATCAAAAGTGAGTCGAACTTAACTAAATTTATGGTCATTAACATGATACTACAGAATATGTTTCAAAAACGTTCAATTGTtttgaaaaatatttcaaaatacatcaACAATCCATTACATATTTGTTAATTTTCTTGAGTACAAAACCTAAAAAGAAAAAAGAGTTAAACTTATTTAAAGAGCCTTTATTAAAGTTTATAAATGACTGTGTAAAAGTTTTAATAAAGTGTTAATAATACTTATAGGACTTTGTTAATACTTTATAactttatattaaatatatattcaaTCATATTTAACCGTGAGTGACTTCTAAGTCCAACTTTTTTTATTCTTGCCCCCAAAAGTCCATATTAAAGGTATGTTTTACAATATgaagtatgtaaaaaaataatattttccccTGATCTACCAGCAAACAATGTGATGAAACAGTCCTGGTTTATTTGGCAAAGCAatcacaacatacacacatacaccctcttACTATCCATCTTCTATTAACCGCTTCCTCTTAGatatcccacacacacaaacacacaccacatacacaccaccacCTCATTTACTAATCCATCTCTCGTATTAATCGTTCCCTTCTTagaatcaccacacacacacacacacatacaccacacaaccTCTCTACTAATCCATCTTCTAttaacgcgtctccttctgagatatcacacacatacacacacaaacacaaccacacacacataacacacacacctcttactTAATCCATTCTCTATTAACCGCTCCTCTCTTAGGCaatcccacacacaacacacactacacacacaattcTCTCATTATACCACCCCTTCTTAGATATCCACACAACATTGTGATGACAGAGAAGGCATGCTAGAAGAGTATCGCCATGGCTGTAATCTTTAAACATCTTCTCTGTGGGAGCTTTTTTTAGGGGCCAGAAATGTTCTGCTTTTGGCCTCAAAGTACCAACTTATAATGTGACACAGGTCATCCGCAATTTTTTAGGTATGTACCTAACAACAAGTTTTTTTTGTGGATGAGATAGCCTCTATTTGAAGCTAAATTGGATTTAAGGCTTTTTGTGTTATTGGACTGCGAAGAAGTACAGTTTTCCAATGGAGGCAGGCCATTTAAACACAGCAAATTGCTGCTTTAGACCCACAATGGAGCTGCTTGGACCCACTATCATTTGCGGTGGGCGTATTTCAACTAATGGGCACGTCCTTGTGTTTTGAATGTGAACCAAACAATGAAATATGCCATGAGACTTTTGGGAAGCTCTCATGAATGttaacagaaaataaatatggaaacatgtagtgcAACCAGAACAAAAGGCGTTCGATGAAGGATGTTGAAAAACATACAGAGGGAATGTCTCCATGAACAATTATCGTCCTATACTAATAACATGAGTGTCAGAGAAACACCAATATTGCTAACTGTtacaatattatatataataaaatgCATTAGCAGACACTTTACCAAAGTGATGACTCTCAGTGAAGTGCATACTTCACGTATGTAATCCCTGAGGGAAACCAACCTAGCGCCACACTATTTCCAACTGAACCACACAGGACCAATAATATAGCTGGAGGGTAATTTATCAAACTGAAGTCTCTATATTAGTCTTTTGTTGCttcatttacatttatttatttactttgtcTTGATTTGACTGTATTTTTRACTGATGATTGGCTTTACTTTTATATGCAATTACTTGACACTTTCTTACTTTGTTTATCGACAATTACCGTGGCACCTTTGTAATTGGAGTTGTATAATGATGTAGAGAGAAAAGCTTTCGTAAATTGTATCAATATGTATTAGCGTTTATTGTACACTGGCTCGATGTTGGCCAATGAATTAGAGTAGTGTTTGTGGAGTAGCACKACGTGTATGATTAGCTAAGTTTGTTAGCTCTACAAGTTGACTAATGCTTTAGTGTTAACATCAAAATCTCTCTTTATCATCTAAAGGACATTCATTTCAATGCTTTTTGACAGTAAATACGTAATGCAAAAACCAAAARGTGCACCCAGGRGGGTCCCAGTACCGAGTTTGGGATACCCTGGTATAGGGTAGAAGTTAAATGTTACGCATATCTTTCAGGTAAAAAGGAAAATAACTATTGGGAAATAGAAGTgtctgaatgatgatgatgaatgccCCCTTAACATCAATTATCAAATGTCAGGTGTCAATTCTATTATATAATAGGCCTGAATTATATCATACCTACAGATGGaaacacaaaacaccaaatattGAAATGATGTAGCACACTCAATTGTTACTAATTACCAATCACTTTTATTTGGTCAACATAACATATCTAGCACATATCAGTGATACGCCTCATGCTCATGAACCTCATGCCACTCATGCCCATATCCCTGAAGTTCCTGTACTCTCCGGGCCTCATGTAAATCATCCTGCCTCTGAAGTGGGGCTGCTCGTACATCAGCCAGTGGCCATCCATCACGTTGCAGGACTGGCAGTCGGACATACGGTAACGGTCCATGATGGAGTCACAGTCGTCCATCATCTCGTGCATCTGACCTCCGAAGTTATCTCTCTCGTAGATCCTCATTCTGTAGGATCCTCTGTGCTGTTAGGAggaaataagaatatgttgaatgAATTACTGAatacatcagactgttaaaaagctCACAGAATCAATATGATTAGTGTGATTATGGACATCACAWAGCTACTTCYAGRGGGGCTGTTAACAGCAGACTAAATATCATATGGCCTACCATGGGGATCGTGCGGCAGGACCTGATATCAGTCATTCCCATCATATTCTGGAAGTCAGAGTACTCTCCCCTCCTCATGAAGTACTGGTTTCCCATGTAGTTGTTGCGGTCGTAGACCATGAAGCAGCCGCTCTGAACCCTACAGGAGTGGCACCTGCTCAGGTAGGAGGACATGTCAGCGCAGTCGCTGCTGCACTCATAGGAACGACCCTGGAAGTTCCTGTCCTCGTAGAAGACGACCTGAAAATAAAAAAGGATAATATCTATGAATTAAAATGTTCTATGAAACAAACATGTTTGAGACATTTGCAATGATATTCAGTCACACTTCAACTGTAATGTTGTAGTTGGGGGTGCTAGAGCACAAGAGGTCTTTTGCATAACAATCTATGAAAATTAAAGTATATATTTTGGTTTTGAACTTACCCTGCCCATGTTCATGCTGGTGGACATGTTTGCTCACTGTGCTGCTGGTTGCTGCTCCTGAACTGATTCCTACCTGGTTTAACCCTTTCTTTTATACCTGACCAAACCTAAAGAATTCCTAGCTCCATTGTTCAACCCCCTGACCCAGCAACATGCTATAGAAGCCTGCAGAGGCCACGGAGGTTACATCCACATTTCCAGTGACTGGATccctcagtgtctttagaaagACTGTTTCTCAATTGTCTGTGGTTTTTGCATTACGTATTTACTGTCAAAAAGCATTGAAATGAATGTCCTTAGATGATTAAGAGAAGATTTGATGTTAACACTAAAGCATTAGTCAACTTGTAGAGCTAACAAACTTAGCTAATCATACACGTTGTGCTACTCCACAACACTACTCTAATTCATTGGCCAACATCGAGCCAGTGTACAATAAACGCTAATAATATTGATACAATTTACGAAAgcttttctctctactattatacaACTCCAATTACAAAGGTGCCACGGTAATTGTCGATAAACAAAGTAAGAAAGTGTCAAGATGAATTGCATATAAAAGTAAAGCCAATCATCAGTTGAAAAATACAGTCAAATCAAgacaaagtaaataaataaatgtaaat belongs to Salvelinus sp. IW2-2015 unplaced genomic scaffold, ASM291031v2 Un_scaffold10054, whole genome shotgun sequence and includes:
- the LOC112079881 gene encoding gamma-crystallin M3-like, with protein sequence MSTSMNMGRVVFYEDRNFQGRSYECSSDCADMSSYLSRCHSCRVQSGCFMVYDRNNYMGNQYFMRRGEYSDFQNMMGMTDIRSCRTIPMHRGSYRMRIYERDNFGGQMHEMMDDCDSIMDRYRMSDCQSCNVMDGHWLMYEQPHFRGRMIYMRPGEYRNFRDMGMSGMRFMSMRRITDMC